Proteins encoded in a region of the Polyodon spathula isolate WHYD16114869_AA chromosome 9, ASM1765450v1, whole genome shotgun sequence genome:
- the LOC121321160 gene encoding protein furry homolog yields the protein MGFKFFRIKMYPVEDFEASFQFMQECAQYFLEVKDKDIKHALAGLFVEILVPVAAAVKNEVNVPCLRNFVESLYDTTLELSSRKKHSLALYPLVTCLLCVSQKQFFLNRWHIFLNNCLSNLKNKDPKMARVALESLYRLLWVYMLRIKCESNTATQSRLTTIITTLFPKGSRSVVPRDMPLNIFVKIIQFIAQERLDFAMKEIIFDLLCVGKAAKAFSLNPERMNIGLRAFLVIADNLQQKDGEPPMPNTGAVLPSGNTLRVKKTYLSKTLTEEEAKLIGMALYYSQVRKAIDHILRHLDKEVGRCMMMTNVQMLNKEPEDMITGERKPKIDLFRTCVAAIPRVLPDGMSKLELIDLLARLTIHMDDELRLIAQNSLQSLLVDFADWREDVLFGFTNFLLREVHDTHQGLLDISLKLLLQLLTQWKLAIQTQGRGHDQTKIRTSELIQNGSNHRLQPERSPHSNVLHAVEGFALVLLCSCQVATRKLAVSILKEIRALFTSIGQTEDDDKPMIEVMDQLSSAVLESFLHVAVSDSAALPFAHHIDLQWLVEWNAVLVNSHYDVKSPSHVWIFAQSVKDPWVLCLYSFLRQENLPKHCPTALSYAWPYAFTRLQLLMPLVDPNSPIYAKKMSTAGSGDNHVTLWRNYLILCFGVAKPSIMSPGHLRASTPEIMATTPDGSVSYDNKVIGTPSVAVLLKQLVPLMRVESIEITESLVLGFGRTNSLVFRELVEELHPLMKEALERRPENKKRRERRDLLRLQLLRIFELLADAGVISDNTNGALERDTLALGALFLEYVDLTRMLLEAENDKDVEILKDIRAHFSAMVANLIQCVPVHHRRFLFPQQSLRHHLFILFSQWAGPFSVMFTPLDRYSDRNHQITRYQYCALKAMSAVLCCGPVFDNVGLSPDGYLYKWLDNILACQDLRVHQLGCEVVILLLELNPDQVNLFNWAVDRCFTGSYQLASGCFKAIATVCGSRSYPCDIVTLLNLVLFKSSDTNRDIYEISMQLMQILEAKLFVYSKKLAEQKPGSILCGTHGPLPPLYNVSLSQLSNELAKMYPELTLPLFSEVSQRFPTTHPNGRQVMLTYLLPWLHNIELVDNGLLPPVSSPSTPEDEARDKWDTLGCTHRLKGSGWGSLQATSLVLNNLMFMTAKHGDEMPGPEMENAWNALVSNDKWSNNLRTTLQFLISLCGVSSDTTLLPYIKKVVIYLCRNNTIQTMEELLFELQQTDPVNPVVLHCDNPPFYRFAASNKASAAASGTTSSSNTVVAGQESFPDTDESRLMREPDERISSVIRAHTRLDSRYSNSSGGSYDDDKIFVQLRKEKSNFCFAVAATLKG from the exons ATGGGCTTCAAATTCTTCCGCATTAAGATGTACCCTGTTGAGGACTTTGAAGCTTCATTTCAGTTTATGCAG GAATGTGCCCAGTATTTCCTTGAAGTAAAAGACAAGGATATTAAGCATGCACTAGCTGGACTGTTTGTGGAAATTCTTGTTCCAGTAGCTGCG GCTGTTAAAAATGAAGTAAATGTTCCTTGCCTTCGTAACTTTGTTGAGAGCCTGTATGATACAACACTGGAGCTTTCTTCAAGGAAGAAACATTCTCTG GCTCTGTACCCTTTGGTTACATGTCTTCTGTGTGTCAGCCAGAAGCAGTTCTTCTTAAACAGATGGCACATCTTTCTTAACAACTGCCTGTCTAATCTCAAA aataaAGATCCCAAAATGGCCCGTGTTGCACTGGAATCACTGTATAGGCTGCTTTGGGTTTACATGCTAAGAATTAAATGTGAAAGCAATACTGCAACCCAGAG cCGGCTCACTACTATCATCACCACACTTTTCCCCAAAGGGTCCCGCAGTGTGGTGCCCAGAGATATGCCTCTAAATatctttgtaaaaataatacagttcATCGCACAG GAAAGACTTGATTTTGCTATGAAAGAAATCATCTTTGACCTTTTATGCGTGGGGAAAGCAGCAAAAGCTTTCAGTCTTAACCCTGAG AGAATGAATATAGGCCTGAGGGCTTTCCTTGTGATAGCTGATAACCTGCAGCAGAAGGATGGTGAGCCACCCATGCCCAACACTGGAGCTGTTCTACCCTCAGGAAACACCCTCAGAGTCAAGAAAACGTACCTGAGCAAAACGCTGACAGAGGAGGAAGCTAAACTCATTG GTATGGCGTTGTATTATTCCCAAGTACGAAAAGCCATTGACCACATCCTCAGGCACCTAGATAAAGAAGTTGGCCGATGCATGATGATGACAAATGTGCAGATGCTGAACAAAGAACCTGAAGATATGATAAC GGGTGAAAGAAAGCCAAAGATTGACCTCTTCAGGACCTGTGTAGCAGCTATTCCTCGAGTACTGCCTGATGGGATGTCAAAGCTGGAATTGATTGACTTACTGGCACG GCTCACAATCCATATGGATGATGAACTTCGACTCATTGCTCAGAACTCTCTACAGAGTCTGCTGGTGGATTTTGCTGACTGGAGGGAGGACGTGCTGTTTGGTTTCACAAACTTCCTCTTGCGTGAAGTGCACGACACCCACCAGGGGCTTCTGGATATCTCTTTGAAGCTGCTGCTTCAGCTGCTAACTCAGTGGAAGCTTGCAATACAAACTCAAGGGAGAGGCCATGACCAAACTAAAATAAGGACCTCAGAG TTAATACAGAATGGATCCAACCACAGACTGCAGCCCGAGAGGAGCCCTCATTCCAATGTGCTGCACGCTGTGGAAGGATTCGCACTGGTGCTTCTCTGTAGCTGCCAGGTGGCCACACGCAAGCTAGCGGTTTCAATCCTGAAGGAGATCCGTGCCTTGTTTACTTCCATAGGACAAACTGAG GATGATGATAAACCAATGATTGAAGTCATGGATCAATTGAGTTCAGCCGTCCTAGAAAGCTTCCTCCATGTAGCTGTTTCTGATTCA GCTGCCTTACCTTTTGCACACCACATAGACCTGCAGTGGCTGGTGGAGTGGAACGCGGTCCTTGTTAACAGCCATTATGACGTGAAGAGCCCCTCACACGTTTGGATATTTGCACAGTCGGTGAAAGACCCCTGGGTACTTTGCCTGTACAGTTTCCTAAGACAGGAGAATCTACCCAAGCACTGTCCCACTGCTTTGAGCTATGCCTGGCCTTACGCATTCACTAGACTGCAGCTGCTGATGCCCTTGGTGGATCCCAA CAGCCCTATTTACGCTAAGAAGATGAGCACAGCTGGCAGTGGAGATAACCATGTCACTCTGTGGAGAAACTATCTCATTCTGTGCTTTGGAGTAGCAAAACCCAGCATCATGAGCCCTGGGCACTTACGAGCATCCACTCCTGAAATTATGGCAACTACTCCTGATGGCAGCGTCAGCTACGACAACAAG GTGATCGGAACTCCATCTGTAGCTGTGCTTCTGAAGCAGCTGGTTCCACTGATGAGGGTGGAGAGCATCGAAATAACGGAGTCTCTCGTTCTGGGGTTTGGGAGGACAAACTCTCTGGTGTTCAG GGAACTGGTGGAAGAGCTTCATCCCTTAATGAAAGAAGCTTTGGAAAGAAGACCCGAg AACAAGAAGCGACGTGAGCGAAGAGATTTGCTTAGACTACAGCTGCTGAGGATTTTTGAACTACTTGCTGATGCCGGAGTTATAAGTGACAA tACGAATGGGGCTTTGGAGCGTGATACCCTTGCCCTGGGCGCTCTGTTTCTGGAGTATGTGGACCTCACTCGGATGCTGCTtgaagcagaaaatgacaaagaCGTTGAAATTCTGAAGGATATCCGGGCACATTTTAGTGCTATGGTGGCAAATCTGATACAGTGTGTTCCAG TCCATCATCGGAGATTCCTTTTCCCGCAACAGAGTCTCAGGCACCACCTGTTCATCTTATTCAGCCAGTGGGCCGGCCCATTCAGTGTTATGTTTACACCTCTGGATCGTTACAGTGACAGGAACCATCAGATCACCAGATACCAGTACTGTGCGCTAAAG GCCATGTCGGCAGTTCTGTGCTGTGGACCCGTGTTTGACAACGTTGGCCTCTCCCCTGATGGCTATCTGTATAAATGGCTGGATAATATTTTAGCATGTCAGGATTTACGG GTTCATCAGCTCGGATGCGAAGTAGTCATCCTCCTGTTAGAGTTAAACCCGGATCAGGTGAACCTTTTCAACTGGGCTGTGGATCGGTGCTTCACTGGGTCCTACCAACTAGCGTCTGGCTGTTTCAAAGCTATCGCCACAGTCTGTGGAAGCAG gagctatCCATGTGATATAGTTACGTTGCTAAACTTAGTGCTGTTCAAGTCATCTGACACCAACAGAGACATTTATGAAATTTCAATGCAGCTTATGCAG atTCTTGAAGCAAAACTATTTGTATATTCTAAGAAGCTTGCTGAGCAGAAGCCCGGCAGTATACTGTGTGGCACTCATGGCCCGCTGCCCCCTCTGTACAATGTGTCCTTATCACAGCTTTCCAATGAGCTCGCCAAGATGTATCCTGAGCTCACCCTTCCGCTCTTCTCAG AGGTCAGCCAGAGATTTCCCACAACCCACCCAAATGGGCGTCAGGTCATGCTCACTTACCTGTTACCATGGCTACACAACATTGAGCTGGTAGACAACGGGCTGCTCCCTCCTGTCTCCAGTCCCAGCACCCCTGAGGATGAAGCAAGAGATAAATGGGATACCCTGGGCTGCACTCACCGGCTGAAGGGGAGTGGCTGGGGGTCACTGCAGGCCACATCGCTGGTCCTCAACAACCTCATGTTTATGACTGCCAAG CACGGAGATGAGATGCCTGGGCCAGAGATGGAGAATGCTTGGAATGCCCTTGTAAGCAATGACAAGTGGAGTAACAACCTGAGAACTACGCTGCAGTTCCTCATCAGTCTGTGTGGAGTGAGCAGTGACACCACCCTTCTGCCATAC ATTAAAAAGGTTGTGATCTACCTGTGTCGTAATAACACCATTCAAACAATGGAGGAGCTGCTGTTTGAGCTGCAGCAGACAGACCCTGTGAAccctgtggtcctgcactgcgaTAATCCACCTTTCTACAGATTTGCTGCAAGCAACAAGGCTTCAGCAGCTGCCTCTG ggaCGACGTCCAGCAGTAACACTGTAGTAGCTGGCCAAGAAAGTTTCCCAGACACGGATGAAAGCAGATTAATGAGAGAGCCCGATGAAAG GATCAGCAGTGTGATCAGAGCGCACACCAGACTAGACTCAAGGTACAGCAACAGCTCCGGAGGATCTTACGACGATGACAAAA TATTTGTACAGCTAAGGAAGGAGAAATCAAACTTTTGTTTTGCAGTAGCAGCCACGCTCAAAGGTTAG